The proteins below come from a single Streptomyces sp. B3I8 genomic window:
- a CDS encoding PPC domain-containing DNA-binding protein, translated as MRFAQVRSGRQFVLALDHGEDLLDGLARFCEEQDIRSGYIPTFVGGFRSARLVGSCEPLADPEAPLWEEITVETLEALGGGTLAWDLENDCLAPHIHVAAGIKGASADGRVSHLLGAKVQFICEIPIVEFVGDAPGPALTRRRDPNLYDVPLLGFGTGS; from the coding sequence ATGCGCTTCGCCCAGGTCCGTTCCGGCCGGCAGTTCGTTCTCGCCCTCGACCACGGGGAGGACCTCCTCGACGGACTAGCGCGGTTCTGTGAAGAGCAGGACATCCGGTCCGGATACATCCCGACGTTCGTCGGCGGGTTCCGCTCTGCGCGCCTGGTGGGCTCCTGCGAGCCCCTCGCTGACCCCGAGGCCCCCCTGTGGGAGGAGATCACCGTCGAGACGCTCGAGGCGCTCGGTGGCGGGACGCTCGCGTGGGACCTGGAGAATGACTGCCTGGCACCTCATATTCACGTCGCGGCCGGCATCAAGGGCGCGTCGGCCGACGGGCGGGTGTCTCACTTGCTCGGCGCGAAGGTGCAGTTCATCTGCGAGATCCCCATCGTCGAATTCGTCGGCGACGCGCCGGGCCCGGCGCTGACGCGGCGCCGCGATCCGAACCTGTACGACGTCCCTCTCCTCGGCTTCGGCACGGGCAGCTGA